Proteins co-encoded in one Anabas testudineus chromosome 8, fAnaTes1.2, whole genome shotgun sequence genomic window:
- the LOC113152842 gene encoding galectin-2-like, with product MELELKNVELRPGDKLKVKGVILDNAERFQIDLGSHADELALHFNPRFHDDADGTVLVCNSKSGGCWGDEKRETENPLQKGIDVKFMLKMNEDEFEVELPDGQEVHFPNRVGMDTISYIRIKGDIKLTSFKFC from the exons ATG GAACTTGAACTGAAGAATGTGGAACTGAGACCTGGAGACAAGCTGAAAGTGAAGGGAGTAATTCTGGATAATGCCGAGAG ATTTCAGATCGACCTCGGCTCTCATGCAGATGAGCTGGCGCTGCACTTTAATCCTCGTTTCCATGATGATGCTGATGGCACTGTCCTCGTGTGCAACTCCAAGTCTGGAGGCTGCTGGGGCGATGAGAAACGGGAAACAGAAAACCCTCTGCAGAAAGGCATAGACGTGAAG TTTATGTTGAAGATGAATGAAGACGAGTTTGAAGTGGAGCTTCCTGATGGACAGGAAGTCCACTTCCCAAACCGTGTTGGCATGGACACGATCAGCTACATCAGAATCAAAGGAGACATAAAACTGACTTCCTTCAAGTTctgttaa